The genomic DNA ATCTAATTTAATGTTTTGTTTTTCTAATGTGATGTTGTTCATTCCTTCATGTGTTCGTGGTGTCAATCAGATGCAAACCGATGGATGCCGAAGACTGTGAGCCTTACACTGATGTGTACTGGATCAAGTTCCGTCTCGTCTGCAACGCAAGGTGACTGTGATTCCCTGAAGGGCTATATTCGGCTTTTGTGTTCTGTTAAATTTATGGAAGTGGTAACAAAAGTAGTGGGTTGGACTCAATGTACCTTTACAGGTTTGCAAAAAGAAAGTTGGATGAGTTTGTCTTCCTTGGTAACCGACTACAAGTTTCGTATGCTCCTCAATTCGAGAGCTTAGCTGAGACTAAGGAGAAGTTGGAGTCTCGGAGAAGAGAAGTTATAGCTCGTTTGAACCGTATGTTTTTCCACATAAGTGTGCTGCTCTATGTTTTGCTCATCGATGCAATGCTGTTTGTAGCGGTTTCTATTATGTCACgaatattacattttttttttctctcatacAGCTGGAAGATCCAAAGCTTCTACGACTTGTGAAACAGGGGCTTTGAGAGTGTCTTCAGTGGATGGGAGTTCATCGCAGCAGAATTTTAATCAAAAGAGGTTGCCTTTCAAAGCTCTACAACCGATTGTCTCCTTGATTTTCTTTCAGGGAAAAGTTTCTCTCATGGTTGAATAGATGAGATTTAAAATCTTCTTTCTTTGTAGGGATTTAGGTGGAACACAGCCTATTGCTAATGCTTCAAGTTCCATAGTTACGAGGGTTTCCTCTGATCAGGTTTGTACCCCATTCACTACACGCTTGTGGTTCATTTCCAAGGTTTTTGATTTTCTGGATGATTTCTTCTCTTAAAACTCAAACCACATGCTCCGTAGCTCTAATCTTTGCTTAGTGGCTGAGAATCAAATGTATCTAATTTCGGGCTGAGTGTCATTCCTCAGCTGCTGAAATTCTGCTTAGAtcatatatttgacaaaaatgTATATTAAGGCGGGACCTCTAAGTTTGGGTTCTCCATCATTAAACCTGCATTGGGTGAAAACCTGGattgttttattttccaaataaGAAGATGACACTGCTTAGACTCACGTTCTTGGGCAGCTTTTGAGACTTTAGGCTTAACCTATTTTTGTGGTGTATTCATTGAAAAACTCTTTCGCTTTCCTCGTATGCCAATTGGAAGGTTATAGGTTGTCCTGTATGACTGTGTGTGAAGCATATGTAGGTGGCTTTTTAGATCCTCCATAAAATCCCTGGCCATTAGAATGTGCTCCTTGGAATTtgatcatttattattttgctgTCTGAATGATCTCTGTGCAtttccaaattttcaaattcaaactGTATGGACATCTGTAATCCTGTGGGGCTGACTTTGACTCCTCTAATTTGAATTGCTATCAGGATTACTTTGCATCACAATCAATGAACCATGCTGTTCGTTTGGTGAGAGAAAAGCTTGATAAGGTAAcgaatttaatgaaaaagttaTATTGAGAAAAGAGAGATTTGATTCTAACAGGTTTTATTCTGATCTTAGATTCAATCAAGTGGCGAGCATCTTCAAGCTGCTGGACCTGCTGTCAAGAAAGCATGTCGGGACAATCGAAGAAGAATCTGAGTATTATAATTGGCTAATATCGGCcttttctatatatgtatttgtttTGCTGTTCTGGGCCAATATGCTTTTCTTGATCATTACTCCTGCTGAGCCAACTATCGAAACGTGCTGGAAGAGTCCATTGGACGTCCAAGGTCAGACTCTCATGTTGTGGTTATAAAAtgagatgattttttttagcaCCCAATTTCTCCATAAAATTGAATGGAAGGTAGTTTGAAATTGCCTAAAGCATAACCTGAAGGAGATAAGCTTTGAGAATAAGATAATCTTGTTGTTCACTAGCCTCTTATATTGGCCAATAAACCGATGTGTCATAAAGTCTCTTCTTCTTATACATAGCAATTTGCAATAGGATACATAGATTATCATTAAAATGATGTGATTTACTGTTAACATCTTATGGACAGGTACATTGGGACACAGTCAGTTACCATCAATGGGCACAAGGCACTGACGCTAACTAATCAATTGCACAAATGCCGGCAAAGAATCAACAAGACAGAAACCTCATTATGCTTGCATGCTTTGCAGACCATATGTTCCTCCTTGAAGCTTCGGTCGGAGCTTgtggtgtttgttattatggTTGATGTTTGAAGCTGTCAATTTCACTGTCTCCAAACCCTTCCTTTCCCTGATCAACTCTCATCGAGATCGCCCGTTGAAGATTGGTCTTAAGGACATTAGCAACTGACTCATTGTACTTAGCTCGGTATTGCCAGTTCTGAACTTCCACGGCAACCGGCTTTATTCTCTCCCCGAGCCTCTCGATTCCTCCGATTCATGTCCTCTATCTCCATGTCTTTGTCACGTAGTTTCTTGTTGACTTCTCTTTCTGTGGCAGATAGGAAAGAAGCTATGTGCCTTTCCTTGATGTCTCTTACTCCCCTCATAAGATGTCAGCTGAAGTAAATGTGGTTTCTGCTTTGCTTTGTAGCATCTCGATGGTCACTAATTTTGATATGTATGCAAGTATAGTTCATAACCAGTGAATCCCGAATATCCAAGGTGTGAAAAGATAACTGATTCGATGCAGTCAAACCACATCTGTCATATCATCTGTTTAActaatctaaaaaaaaataataatatagctAGCTAGACAATAATTACtgattcaaattttaaattaatgattTACCATAGGTAGTATTTTACTCATTCGAATGGAAGGGCGTCGGTTATAGGAACATCTTCTGGAATCAACCAACCAATAGAAC from Punica granatum isolate Tunisia-2019 chromosome 2, ASM765513v2, whole genome shotgun sequence includes the following:
- the LOC116197668 gene encoding RNA-binding protein 48, which translates into the protein MPRYKDEPPAVRVYTVCDESRYLIVRNVPALGCGDELLKLFATYGDIEECKPMDAEDCEPYTDVYWIKFRLVCNARFAKRKLDEFVFLGNRLQVSYAPQFESLAETKEKLESRRREVIARLNPGRSKASTTCETGALRVSSVDGSSSQQNFNQKRDLGGTQPIANASSSIVTRVSSDQDYFASQSMNHAVRLVREKLDKIQSSGEHLQAAGPAVKKACRDNRRRI